CGCTGCTGCCTCGCGGCCGGAGCCGGAGTTCGCCCAGCGGCAGGTCGGCATCGTCCACCACTACCAGCAACCGGTCCAGCGGCAGTCGGAAGTATTCCGTCAGTCGGCCGACCGCCTCGCCGCTCTCGTTCATATACGTCTGCGGCTGGCACAGCGTCAACCTGCGGCCGGACCGCTCCACTTTCGCCAGGCGCGACGCAAACTTGGCGTTCCTCGCCCACTTCGCCTGCCAGCGGTCCGCCAGCCGCTCGACCACCATGAACCCGGCGTTGTGCCGTGTCCGGGCATGCTCGGCTCCCGGATTTCCCAAGCCCACAATGAGAAAAAGGTTCTCCACGCGAGGGCTTGTTCGTGCGGTCGGGCGCGGCACGACCACCCGCCGCAATCACTACTTCTTCTTCTCGGGTTTCTTCTCCGCTTTGTCGGCGGGCTTTTCGGCCGCCTTCTCGCCGCCCTTTTCGGCCGGCTTGGCGCCCTTTTCCGCCGGTTTGCCGCCCGCACCCGGCGCGGCCTCCGCCGCGCCTTCTTCCTTCTTCTCTTTGAGTACCTCGGGCTCGGCCAGCGGTGTCGTCGCCGCTTCGAGCGCCGCGGCTTCCTGCGCCTCGGTGATCGGCGCGGCCACGGAAATCACCGGAATCTTCTTGTCGCCGATGACTTCCACGCCGGGTGGCAGTGGAATCTCACCCAGATGAATCGTCTGGCCGATCTCCAGCGGAGTCACGTCCACCGTGATCGCTTCGGGCAGGTCCTTCGGCAACGCCCGCACTTTCAGTTTGAACAGGACGTGCTCGAGCACTCCGCCGCCGGTCTTGACGCCCGCCGCCTCGCCCGCGGTCTCCACCGGCACGGTGACCGTTACTTTTTCGGTCTCGGCGACCTCGTGAAAATCCACGTGCAGGACTTTTCCGCTCAACGGGTGATGCTGGATTTCCTGCACCAGCGCCAGCCGGCGCGACTTCGCTTCCCCCTCGATCGCCAGGTCAACCAGGATGGTCTCGGACACCGAGTGATGAATCAACTCCTCGATTTCGTTCAGACCGACCTCGAGATTTTGCGGCCGGGTCTGGCGGCCGTAAATGACCGCCGGAACGCGACCGCTGGCGCGCAGTTTCCTGACGCGGGTGCGTTTGGCCAGCGTCCGGGGAAAAACCTTCAAGGATAATGATTTCATGTCACGATTCGACGACCGACACCGGCGGCGCAAAAACCCTTCAACTCGTGCGCCCGCCCTTAAACTCAAAAAGCGAAGTCACCGAGGAATTACTGTGGATTCGCTTGATCGCTTCGCCCAACAACCCCGCCACCGAACGCGTGGTGATCTTCACCCCGTCTATCGGAGGGCGGAGAACAGTATCAGTCGTGATAAGTTCGTCAATATTTGATTTCTTCAGCCGCTCCACCCCCAGGTCGTTCAAAATCGCGTGCGAAACGCAGGCATAAACGCTCTTGGCCCCCTTCTTCCGGAGCAACGCCGCCGCGGTCGTCAGCGTGCCCGCCGTTTCCGTCAGATCGTCCACCATCAGGACGTTCTTGTTCTTGATTTCGCCGATGATCGCCATGGACTCCACGTGCTCGGCGCTCTTCCGCCGCTTCGCCACGATGGCCAGCCCTCCCTCCAGCACCTGCGAGTAGGCGTGGGCCATCTTCAGGCCGCCCACGTCCGGGCTGACCACCACCAGGTCCGGCAACGCCTTTTTCTTCAGGTAATCGTACATCACCGGCGCCGCATAGAGATGGTCCACGGGAATGTCGAAGAACCCCTGAATCTGCTGCGCATGCAGGTCCATGGTCAGGACGCGGTTCGCGCCGGCGGCGACGAGCAGGTTGGCCACCAGCTTGGCGGTGATCGGCACACGCGGCTGGTCCTTGCGGTCCTGCCGGGCATATCCGTAAAACGGCAGCACGGTCGTGATGCGCGACGCGCTCGCCCGCCGCAACGCGTCCATCATGATGAACATCTCCATCAAATGATGGTTGGTCGGCGGGCTGGTGGACTGCACCACGAACACGTCCTC
The sequence above is a segment of the Candidatus Angelobacter sp. genome. Coding sequences within it:
- the pth gene encoding aminoacyl-tRNA hydrolase; protein product: MENLFLIVGLGNPGAEHARTRHNAGFMVVERLADRWQAKWARNAKFASRLAKVERSGRRLTLCQPQTYMNESGEAVGRLTEYFRLPLDRLLVVVDDADLPLGELRLRPRGSSGGHHGLESIEQRLGSREYARLRIGIGRSPGTAREITGHVLGRFSEDEGRMMEAVLDRAADQIECWLADGIRKAMSQFNGAVQGPGNEDQK
- a CDS encoding 50S ribosomal protein L25 translates to MKSLSLKVFPRTLAKRTRVRKLRASGRVPAVIYGRQTRPQNLEVGLNEIEELIHHSVSETILVDLAIEGEAKSRRLALVQEIQHHPLSGKVLHVDFHEVAETEKVTVTVPVETAGEAAGVKTGGGVLEHVLFKLKVRALPKDLPEAITVDVTPLEIGQTIHLGEIPLPPGVEVIGDKKIPVISVAAPITEAQEAAALEAATTPLAEPEVLKEKKEEGAAEAAPGAGGKPAEKGAKPAEKGGEKAAEKPADKAEKKPEKKK
- a CDS encoding ribose-phosphate pyrophosphokinase, with amino-acid sequence MKVFSGTSNPPLARAICDYIGIELGKCAVTSFPDGETFVKIEENVRGEDVFVVQSTSPPTNHHLMEMFIMMDALRRASASRITTVLPFYGYARQDRKDQPRVPITAKLVANLLVAAGANRVLTMDLHAQQIQGFFDIPVDHLYAAPVMYDYLKKKALPDLVVVSPDVGGLKMAHAYSQVLEGGLAIVAKRRKSAEHVESMAIIGEIKNKNVLMVDDLTETAGTLTTAAALLRKKGAKSVYACVSHAILNDLGVERLKKSNIDELITTDTVLRPPIDGVKITTRSVAGLLGEAIKRIHSNSSVTSLFEFKGGRTS